ttgatcctaatCCGatagggccgatgacctcgctgtctggtctccttccccaaaacaaccaaaccAACTTGGCCTAAACTTGAtatctctacccgttcctgagagaaaggagTCTTAACCATCGGGCAAATAGACGTACAAAAAGGTGTTTCTATAAGATTTTGGTTTTTACTGATTGAGATACGTAACCCTAAAAATATATTTAACAATTATATTTGAAGAAGTGTTACGGACTgccataatacactactgaccattaaaattgctacaccaagaagaaatgcaggtgataaacgggtattcataggacaaatatattatactagaactgacatgtgattacattttcacgcaatttgggtgcatagatcctgagaaatgagtacccagaacaatcacctctggccttaataatggccttgatacgcctgggcattgagtcaaacagagcttggttggagtgtacatgtacagctgcccatgcagcgtcaacatgataccacagttcatcaagagtagtgactggcgtattgtgacgagccagttgctcgaccaccattgcccagatgttttcaattggtgagagatctggagaatgtgcaggccacggcagcagtcgaacattttttgtatccagataggcccgtacaggacctgcaacatgcggtcgtgcattatcctgctgaaatgtagggtttctcagggatcgaatgaagggtagagccacagatcgtaacacatctgaaatgtttagagtgccatcaatgcgaacaagaggtgaccgagacgtgtaacaaatggcaccgcataccatcacgccgggtgttacaccagtatggtgatgacaaatacacgcttccaacgcgatgtcgccaaacacggatgcgatcatcatgatgctgtgaacagaacctggattcatccgaaaaaatgacgttttgccattcgtgcacccaggttcgtcgttgagtacaccatcgcgggcgctcctgtctgtgatgcagcgtcaagggcaaccgcagccacagtctccgagctgatagtccgtgctgctgcaaacatcgtcgaactgttcgtgcagatggttgttgtcttgcaaacgtccccatatgttgactcagggatcgagacgtggctgcacgatccgttacagccatgcggataagatacctgtcttctcgactgctagtgatatgaggccgttgtgatccagcacggcgttccgtattacccacctgaacccaccgattccatattctgctagcagtcattggatctcgaccaacgcgagcagcaatgtcgcgacacgataaaccgcaatcgcgataggctacaatccgacatttatcaaagccggaaacgtaatggtacgcatttctcctccttacacgaggcatcacaacatcgtttcaccaggtaacaccgGCCAAcctctatttgtgtatgagaaatcggtttgaaactttcctcgtgtcagcacgttgtaggtgtcgccaccggcgccaacctgatgtgaatgctctgaaaagctaatcatttgcatatcacagcatcttcttcctgtcggttaaatttcgtgtctgtagcacgtcatcttcgtggtgtagcaattttaatggccagtagtgtacaatggttAACTGGAAAGTCTGTGCActatgaacataaacaaaaatggGTATACAATACTAGTGTTTAAAAGTTGTTAGAAACACCAGTATTAAACAAAGAAATGTTTTATAGCTTTTTGTAGGTACTGTCTTAATGCGATGAATAATGTTGAGAGGTCGTTCTAAGAGTACCGCATATTATGAGACACTGTACAATGGTTTATTTTGTTTTGACGTTCTTTGTAGCTCAATGTGCAATAAATGAAGATACATTTCCCCCCGCCCCTCTGGTTGTACAAACTGTAATTAAGAATTTTTCGAGCCAAACCTAGAATTGAGGAAGTAATATCAGCGAAAACTGTCTTCTTATCAGTATCATCTCCAGTGCAGTGATATAGTGAGGTCAGTTTCGAAACCATAGCACATTAGATAGTTACATGGATGGGATATTCTCTGTTTCTGGCTGAACATTTCGTGCTATGCATAGCTAGGTTTTGTCCTATTGGAATATGTCATGTCGGTTGAGATGATGCAGTCACAGTGGCAGTTTCTTTGAGATGACGTTTACTAGTGATGCACCCTACACTTTGGTACCGGATGGTCAGTTGACTAAGTGAACGAATCCAGCATGACAACACACAGGTCTAGTTATTAAGAGGAGAGTAATTTAGTTTCCAGTAATAATATCGTTTCTCTAAATACCTGGGAGCTTAGGAGGGTAAGTCACTCAGTGAATTGCCACTGCATTTCCTCTGGCCTTGTCTGTAATGTGCTAGATCACCATTTTGAAAGGGCTGATGACCATTTGACACTGCATTGTAAGGAGAAATTGTAGACTGTTTCCACCCTTCATGTGGACGTGTAAAATAAGGATCTCTGGTAATGTACTGATGAACCTCTGCATCTATTCACTTGTTCCATCTGTTGTAAAAAGCAAGGATACCATAGTGACTTGCGATGCACAACATTTACCAACTGTTCCGTTACACAGCTTAGGCTGtgcctatacactgaggtgataagtgACGGGGTACCTCTCAATATCATGTTGGACCACCTTTCGCCCAGTGTAGTGCAGAAGCTCGACGTACCATTAACAAGTCGTCGGAACTCGCCTACAGAAGTATTGAGCCGTTTCTACCTCTATAGCCaaatcgattatgtcccataaatttttgatggtaatcatgtctggcgatctggctggccaaaccaCCATGCtagttgtgcagaatgttcttcaaaccattcacgaATAATTGTGGTCTGGTGTTTGGGAACGTagtccacgaacggctgcaaatgttctcaatgtatccagaatgagattttcactctgcagcggagtgtgcgctgatatgaaacttactggcagattaaaactgtatgccggaccgagactcgaactcggtacctttgcctttcgtgggcaagtgctctaccaactgagctacccaagcacgactcacgccccgtcctcacagcttcacttccgccagtagctcgtcctaccttccaaacttcacagaagctctcctttcttccaggagtgctacttctgcaaggttcgcaggagagcttctgtgaagtttggaaagtaggagacgaggtactggcggaagtaaagatgtgaggacggggcgtgagtcgtgcttgggtagctcagatggtagagcactcgccgagttcgagtctcgctcggacacacagatttaatctgccaggaagtttcgttcttgaagtagccgaacatattaTTTTCCAGTCAGTAATTGGTTGGGACCACAGGACTCAGTCCTTTCcaagtaaacacaacccacacgattatggagccgccatcagcttgctcagtgcctcttcgacaacttgggtctatggctttatGGAATCTGTGCGACACTCGAAGACTGCCATCAACTCCTAACAACCAAAAATGGGGCTCATCCTCCAAAGCCACCGTATTCCGGACATCTAGGATCCAACCAACATGATCACAAGCCCAggcgaggcgctgcaggcgatattatgctgctagcaaaggcacccaCATCGTTCGattgctgccataccccattaacgtcaaatttcactacactgtcctaatggattgattcgccgtatgtcccacattgatttctgcaattatttcgtgcagtgttcctttctgttagcactgacaagtctaagcAAATGCTGCTCCACTCGGTCGTTAGGTAAAGGATGTTGACCACTGtcttgtctgtgatgagaggttgttgttgttgttgttgttgttgtggtctttagtgctgagactggtttgatgcagctctccatgctactctatcctgtgcaagcttcttcatctcccggtacctactgcaacctacatccttctgaatctgcttagtgtattcatctcttggtctccctctacgatttttaccctcaacgctgccctccaatgctaaatttgtgatcccttgatgcctcagaacatgtcctaccaaccgatcccttcttctagtcaagttgtgccacaaacttctcttctccccaatcctattcaatacctcctcattagttacgtgatctacccaccttatcttcagcattcttctgtagcaccacatttcgaaaacttctattctcttcttgtccaaactggttatcgtccatgtttcacttccatacatggctacactccatacaaatactttcagaaacgacttcctgacacttaaatctatactcgatgttaacaaatttctcttcttcagtaacgatttccttgccattaccagtctacattttatatcctctctacttcgaccatcatcagttattttactccctaaatagcaaaactcctttactactttaagtgtctcatttactaatctaatcccgtcggcatcacccgatttaatttgactacattccaagttcctgaagcatttccgtaacacttgcatgatgatcaaacctaccagtaataaatctagcagtccgcctctgaattgcttctatgtcctccctcaatccgacctgatagggatcccaaacgcaagAGCAGTAGGTATTGCCTGCAATTTATGATTCTTGGTACACTCTTGATATGATCTTGGAATATTGGATTctttaacgatttctgaaatggaaattCCCTTGTGTCTGCCTCCAAGTACTGTTCCACATTTGACATCTGTTAAAGCCTGTCGTGTGAGCGTAATCGCGTTGTAaactttccacgtgaatcaccagagtacaagtgacaactccggcaatgcactgcccttttttaccAGGCGATACCAGGGTGATACTACTGTGTGCCGGGtgtgcatttcgctatcccatgacatttgtcacctcagcgtacacaAGTATTGAGGGTGCTGTGTAAGGGCAGAGGACTATTCAGTGACACCGTGTTTCAGAATCATCCGCAATGGCAGCCACCGAGGACAAGCAGGAGACTGCAGCTGTGAACGTGGGCGCCCTCCTAGATGCAGGTGATGGTGCTATGGTGACATTGGTGGCAGGCAACACGCGGCTGGTGGTGCACAGGGCCATCCTGGCAGACAGGAGCCCCGTGTTTGCCGGCATGTTCCGGCACGATACACTGGAGGCGAGCAGTGGGCACGTCACCGTCACCGATGTGGAGGGCCCGGTGCTGCGCGAGTTGCTCGGCTACATGTATTCCCTTCAGGCGACCCACCAGCCCAGCGTCACGCCCGAGCTGCTGGCAGCTGCGGATAAATACGGCGTGTCGGGGTTGAAGGCTCTgtgtgagcagcagctggcatcTCAGCTGTCAGTGGAAAACGCGGCGGCCACAGCAGTGCTtgcgttgaggtactcctgtgccaGCCTCATGGAGGCTACTGTAGCCTTTATAAAGGCCAACCAGCAAGTGCTGGCCACTGAGGGTTGGGCTGAGGCGGTCCACATCCTGCCCAAAGATGTGGTCGAAGTCAGTCGCCTGCTTGGTCAGCCACCGGCAGACACCAGGTAAGCACTttttccaagtgtgtgtgtgtgtgtgtgtgtgtgtgtgtgtgtgtgtgtgtgtgtctgtgtgtttttttgtctgtgtgttttttttgtctgtgtgttttttgtctgtgtgtttttttgtgtgtgtgtgtttttttggtgtgtgtgtgtgtgtgtgtgtgtgtgtgtgtgtgtgtgtgtgtgtgtgtgtgtgtgtgtctgtgtgttttttttgtctgtgtgttttttttgtctgtgtgttttttttgtctgtgtgttttttttgtctgtgtgtttttttggtgtgtgtttttttggtgtgtttttgtgtgtgtgtttgtgtgtgtgtgtgtgtgtgtgtgtgtttgtgtgtgtgtgtgtgtttgtgtgtttgtgtgtgtgtgtgtgtgtgtgtgtgtgtgtgtgtgtgtgtgtgtgtgtgtgtgtgtgtgtgtgtttcaagctTACAATGTTTGCCACTGAGTTGCTTCAGATGCCTTGTGCTAGGATATACACCTTCATTGCAGACTACAACAACCTTTCACTAGTAGCTCACAATGCTTTCATTGCCTAGTCGTGATACATCCCTAAAATTAACTATGTTTATTAGCAGGTAAGTTGGCTAGCAAAAAATCATGGGAGAGCCAAGTTTTCATAGCTGATCTGACAGACCATCTCGTCTTACATTAAATATACTATTTGATTAAGTAAACGCTGCATCATATTCTGCTACACAAAACTTCATTATGGAACTTCATTATGGAACCTTAATCCCTAATACACAAAAAGGTAGAACGAAGTATCAGACTACACTAGCTCACATACACACAATTACAATACATCGTCTTATACTCTGAACCTCATTATGTACTCTCTCATCTTTGTGGTTTATTTAGTCACTAGCCATCACAAATAAAACACACTACTGCCACTGACTCGGCACATGGGGCAGTATGACCAAATAAATCACACTGGGAAGACCTGAGTGATGAATATTATGCCTAGCCCCACTCCTCTGTACACGAAAGTAAAAATCATGGTTCTTTCATTCACCCAACTGTGTAACAGCACTGAGAGCTGCAATTGTGACCTCCTGCTGCGTGGACCTACAATCTTCCAGCAGAGACTGCGCGATACCCAGACTACAGGGCCACGTCTGTGCAAGGTTGAGTTGGGGAGGTGGGTTGTCACCCGGGTACAGGCCTATGGCTGCACAGACAAACAGCATCGAAAGTAAAAGCATTTTATTAAACCTCACACAGCTACACTCGTAGCATCCCGGTGGTGGCAGTGGCCACAAGTGCTCACAGCATGTGGTGAGAGAGGCATGTTGTGGCCTGGTGGCAGTGAACTGACTGCCAGCAGACCGTGACATTGATGCCAAGAATGCTGGCTGCACCAATTTATGCAGCAGCTTGTGACCCTGTTGGTGCACCACAGCCACTCCCAGATGGAGCCAGCAGTGTGGATGTCTGCTGGGGTGCTTGCAGGGGATGGCAGATTCACGTGGTGGATATCGCCACTGTAACTGACGGCACATAGCATCCAAACACTTACACAAACATGGAATGGTGAGCAGTCCAATCGTCCTGACTTTGTTGTTGCCCACAATGACAAGAGCAAGTCATCTTGGCACCAGAGGTCATCTTGGCACCAGAAGAGGGTGTGGTGGTGGAGGTCCAAACTCGGGATGCCTGCATGCTGTCCCATATTGCTTGGTTGCCTGGCATAACCCTCTCATTCCTGAAGGTGCTGACTGACTGCAGATGTCTCAGCCGAAGTTAATGGATACTTATAATGGTTTGCAGCCTACTTGCTACACTGACATGCTGTTTCCACTTGcattcagaacaaaaaaaaaacacctgtggCCTGGCTGTGTGGAAACTGCTTGGCTCATTGTACAGTGGCTCCATCTTAGCAATAAATTTGCAGTGTTGCAGTCTACATCTGCATAcgtactccgcagtccaccatacggtgcgtggcggagggtacctcgtaccacaactagcatcttctctccctgttccactcccaaacagaacgagggaaaaatgactgcctatatgcctctgtacgagccctaatctctcttatctttgtggtctttccgcgaaatgtaagttggcggcagtaaaattgtactgcagtcggcctcaaatgctggttctctgaatttcctcagtagcgattcacgaaaagaacgcctcctttcctctagagactcccacccgagttcctgaagcatttccgtaacactcgcgtgatgatcaaacctaccagtaacaaatctagcagtccgcctctgaattgcttctatgtcctccctcaatccgacctgatagggataccaaacgcaagagcagtactcgagaataggtcgtattagtgttttataagcggtctcctttacagatgaaccacatcttcccaaaattctaccaatgaaccgaagacgactatctgccttctccacaactgccattacatacatgcttgtcccacttcatatcgctctgcaatgttacgcccaaatatttaatcgacgtgactgtgtcaaacgctacactactaatggagtattcaaacattacgggattcttttccctattcatctgcattaatttacatttatctatatttagagttagctgccattctttacaccaatcacaaatcctgtcaaagtcatctcgtaccctcctacagtcactcaacgacgacaccttcccgtacaccacagcatcctcagcaaacagccgcactttgctatccaccctatccaaaagatcatttatgtagatagaagacAACAGCGgatctgtcacacttccctgaggctaTCCAGATGATACACTCACCTCCGAGGAACACTCACCTCCGAGGAACACTCACctccgaggacaacgtactgggttctccaCTTTGTGATGTATTAACAGACCTGTTGCTGCACCTGGAATGTTGACACCTTCGCGCCCACAGGCTGTGTTCAGTCGCGCAGCTGAACTGCTAGTTCTGCTGTAACGCCCAAAAAAATAGTGGCAGCGCTGTGTCACTCCAGATTTATTGTCGAGTTCTCGTGTATTTACTTTTTTAGTGGGGGAGGCTGAGGGGCAAGCTCTTGATTTTAGAGTAGAATTTAAGCCTCTCCTCTGAAGAGCCGGAAACACTGAGGCACAGAAGCATTTGCACAAATGTCACAGCATACACAGAATGTATACATGTAGTAACTCTACCATCCAGAACTTGTCATTACTACAGCTGTAaacgtgaacacacacacacacacacacacacacacacacacacacacacacacaaagtgattACATGAGGCAACATAATTGCTAATTGCTCCATATCACTTTCGGATTCCACACGCTAGGATTTGATCAATACACAGTCCCAGAATGTTTTAACTTGTCTTGCACATTTTTCAGTGCTGTGTTTGTCCTAAAATGAAGTATTAGGATTGCTAGTAATCCGTGTCAGTCTGTGGGGCCATGTGAACCAGAAGGCACACCAGAGGGAGGCAAAGGCGCTTCACATCCACTGCTGCCACACGTGGTAAAGCACTGCGGGTTTCAAAACAACTTTGACATTGTTAAATACTGCAGAGTGGTTCAAAACTCAAGTTTTCAGTCTCGCCATTCGATAGAGTAGAGAGTGTCATCAGGAAGGCAATGTTTGCTTACTGGAAGACTTCGAATTAAAATCTAGCAGACGGTATGaaaatctctctctatctctctctctctctctctttccctgagagagagagagagagagagagagagagagagagagagagagagagtaggcatGACTAGTAGTCGACTTAGTGTTACtgttatgtgatttttttttccgacCAAATTGTTGTGTGTGAAACAGATTTTCACTATTTGGTGAGAATGTCAAGAAATTTACCAGTAATTGTACTCAAAAATTTTGGCTTTATCTCAGGAATGAGGTTAGTTTTGTGTGTGTCAGATTTCGTAGTTTTGGGAAGAATTGCTGCGCACAGATTTATTATTAGGTGTATGAAGCAACTGAGTGAGTGGACGTCAACAAGCAGTTAGCAGCAGCATCCTGAGCTCGAAGGAACTGACGTGTAGGGATCAGTGTGACAAAATGAGACAATGGAATTTCTTGAGATATGAATAGAGGAATTTAATCGGATATTGAACAAGACTTCGATAAAGGGGTTCAACTGAACAACTGAACCTTAATTTACACAATCTCATACTCTTTGTATTACAAGAGGGGAATATAGTAGATttgtttgtactgttctcgggtctccagctgggtgcaatcgttttcaaaccacgatatttcgacagcgttccttgccgtcaAGGTGATACCTGCAGACCATCTCTGCTGAATCTCCTCCCCTTTATActctgatcgctccccaccccttTCCCCACGTCCTGACACACGCTGCGCTGCGtggagtggtggtggggaggggcgggTTGCTGGGTGCTGGATGCGAACTGTGGACCATTAGATGTCCTGTGGCCTTCGTCGGGCGCGGAAGTCGCTTTGAGTGGGCGCTGTGCTTTTAAttggctgagtgctgggtcccaggctttgctgaggttgaacccagcgtctctgttgatcagcccatcagCTACACGTATTTCAACCTCCTCCTTCAGAACGCAGTCCCAAAAAGACGAGGCCTGCCGTAAAACCTCCGTTTTCGCGTACTCCACAGTGAGTCCAGTATCCATGTAATGTTCTGCAACCTCAGATTTTGTAGGTTGCTTCAGTAGGCTGCTTTCAGGCAGAATGTACAAGCCCAGCAGAGAGAGAACGAAGAGGACGAGAAGACAATGGCATACCTGCCTTACGCCGGCAAAGTATCCAATAAAGTCGGTAGAGTTCTGGCTCGGTATAACATCAAATGTGTCCCGCCCACCTCCGAAAACGTTTGCCCTGCTAGGTACAGTAAAAGATGACTTCGGGCTCTGCAAACCGGGTGTTTACCGTATTCCGTGTAAATGTGGTCAGGCATACATCGGGCAAACTGTACGGACAATCGAAAAAGATGCCAGGAACACAGAAAGCACAGTGAACTGAAGCAACCTACAAAACCTGCGGTTGCGGAACATTACATGGATACTGGAGATACTATGGAGTACGCGAAAACGGAGGTTTTACGGCAGGCCTCGTctttttgggactgtgttctgaaggaggcgattgaaatacgtgtagctccgatggttcaaatggctctgagcactatgagacttaacttctgaggtcatcagtctcctagaactta
This sequence is a window from Schistocerca nitens isolate TAMUIC-IGC-003100 chromosome 11, iqSchNite1.1, whole genome shotgun sequence. Protein-coding genes within it:
- the LOC126213046 gene encoding poly [ADP-ribose] polymerase tankyrase-like; the protein is MAATEDKQETAAVNVGALLDAGDGAMVTLVAGNTRLVVHRAILADRSPVFAGMFRHDTLEASSGHVTVTDVEGPVLRELLGYMYSLQATHQPSVTPELLAAADKYGVSGLKALCEQQLASQLSVENAAATAVLALRYSCASLMEATVAFIKANQQVLATEGWAEAVHILPKDVVEVSRLLGQPPADTRRLPGEECDMKLIYLAQQGAEEELRALLKAGADVGVRDVDFYDMTALHWAASRGQVQAVRCLVEAGAEVDARDSMQCTPLHSAAYRGRAAVVRLLLASAADPNARNQWRRTPLHDAAERGHADIVAVLLQAGADRRARADNWSTPLDLARRNNREQLIEMLS